Proteins encoded together in one Candidatus Binataceae bacterium window:
- a CDS encoding nicotinate phosphoribosyltransferase has product MPIDLRFDPGEVPLLTDFYQLTMAAAYFASGYNDNACFSMFARRLPPRRGFLVAAGLERLLEALEEFHFDAAALEFLDSLRLFSPEFLGFLGNLRFTGEVWAMPEGTIFFAPAPIVEIRAPLIEAQLLETLVLNQVGLASLIASKAARSLAAAGGRRLIDFGLRRSQGADAGLVAARASYLAGFAGTSNVLAGRRYGIPLYGTMAHSYVMAHEQEREAFDSYVKVFPRLSTLLVDTYDTLRGVENAAAVALELRQAGAKLQGIRLDSGDLLQLSRRARRILDQRGLAEVPIFASGNLDEYRIAELVRGGAPIDAFGVGTAMVVSADAPALDVAYKLVEYRGEPRMKTSTEKVTLPGRKQVFRACNATGGFYADLIGLFEESPASAAREFRPSPATVQPLLERVFADGRRMAPRPTLSDSRERFLESFAHLEPRYKDLERPDIYPVRPSAALNALLISEKLHAGRRQG; this is encoded by the coding sequence ATGCCTATTGACCTGCGCTTCGACCCGGGCGAAGTCCCGCTGCTGACGGACTTCTACCAGCTCACGATGGCAGCCGCGTACTTCGCCAGCGGCTACAACGACAACGCCTGCTTCAGCATGTTCGCCCGTCGGCTGCCGCCCCGCCGCGGCTTCCTGGTGGCGGCGGGTCTCGAGCGTTTGCTCGAGGCGCTCGAGGAATTTCACTTCGACGCCGCGGCGCTGGAGTTCCTCGACTCGCTGCGCCTGTTCAGCCCGGAGTTTTTGGGCTTCCTCGGCAACCTGCGCTTCACGGGCGAGGTATGGGCGATGCCCGAGGGCACCATCTTCTTCGCCCCGGCGCCGATCGTCGAAATCCGCGCGCCACTTATCGAGGCCCAGCTGCTCGAGACGTTGGTGCTCAATCAGGTCGGCCTCGCCTCGCTCATCGCGAGCAAGGCGGCGCGCAGCCTGGCGGCGGCCGGCGGCCGGCGGCTTATCGACTTCGGCCTGCGCCGCAGCCAAGGCGCCGACGCCGGGCTGGTTGCCGCGCGCGCCAGCTATCTTGCCGGCTTCGCCGGCACCTCCAACGTGCTCGCCGGGCGGCGCTATGGGATCCCGCTGTACGGCACGATGGCGCACAGCTACGTGATGGCGCACGAGCAGGAACGCGAGGCCTTCGACAGCTATGTCAAGGTGTTTCCGCGCCTGAGCACGTTGCTGGTCGATACCTACGACACCCTGCGCGGAGTCGAAAACGCCGCCGCGGTTGCGCTCGAGCTGCGCCAGGCGGGCGCCAAGCTCCAGGGCATCCGACTCGACAGCGGCGACCTGCTTCAGCTCAGCCGCCGCGCCCGGCGTATCCTCGACCAGCGGGGACTCGCCGAAGTTCCGATCTTCGCCAGCGGCAATCTCGACGAATATCGGATCGCCGAACTGGTCCGCGGCGGTGCGCCCATCGACGCCTTCGGCGTCGGCACCGCGATGGTGGTCAGTGCGGACGCGCCGGCGCTCGATGTCGCCTACAAGCTGGTCGAGTATCGCGGCGAGCCGCGGATGAAGACTTCGACCGAGAAAGTCACGCTGCCCGGGCGCAAGCAGGTCTTTCGCGCCTGCAACGCCACCGGCGGCTTCTACGCCGATCTGATCGGGCTTTTCGAGGAGAGCCCGGCCAGTGCTGCGCGCGAGTTCCGTCCGTCGCCGGCCACGGTGCAGCCGCTGCTCGAACGCGTGTTCGCCGACGGCAGGCGGATGGCGCCGCGGCCCACGTTGAGCGACAGCCGCGAGCGCTTTCTGGAATCGTTTGCCCACCTGGAGCCGCGTTACAAGGACCTCGAACGTCCCGACATCTACCCGGTGCGTCCGAGCGCCGCGCTCAACGCGCTGCTGATCAGCGAGAAGCTGCACGCGGGACGCCGCCAGGGCTGA
- a CDS encoding MFS transporter, with protein MALSAPAPIAPRDGYQRDFWLVFAASAALSLATNLFVFFPVFIVRLGGGAAIIGALAGVGSLAALGVRPGVGALIDWRGRRWTALWSVLLEAVAIALYVPVHALGWPIYAVRLLHGAVDGTARVALFAMVFDILPQGRRGEGMALFSLCGIGPAAFGPLVGEALMKRFGFALFFYAASALCLGAAAAIAMLNDDRPFGVAQQCEGGERTGYRALLLDPDLLPLWLVAFTFSIAISPRNNFVAPFAYQRGIAHVGWYFAVYSAIAVAVRLLGGRLMDRVGVERIVPPSLGLLAFGIALLALTGRGGALLGAAVLGGLGHAYTYPALSALVIAHTPPAAFGRSSTIYTSLFDFAAMVAPYLLGLVATRWGYGPMFVVAGLAGALGAAYCMAAVRTR; from the coding sequence GTGGCGCTCTCCGCGCCGGCGCCGATCGCCCCCCGCGATGGCTATCAGCGCGACTTCTGGCTGGTGTTCGCGGCTTCTGCCGCCCTCAGCCTTGCCACTAATCTGTTCGTATTTTTCCCGGTCTTCATAGTGCGGCTGGGCGGTGGTGCGGCGATTATCGGCGCGCTTGCGGGCGTGGGCTCGCTCGCCGCGCTCGGCGTGCGGCCCGGCGTCGGCGCGCTCATCGATTGGCGCGGGCGACGCTGGACCGCGCTGTGGTCAGTGCTGCTCGAGGCCGTGGCGATAGCGCTCTACGTCCCGGTGCATGCGCTGGGCTGGCCGATCTATGCCGTGCGCCTGCTGCATGGGGCGGTGGACGGAACCGCGCGCGTCGCGCTGTTCGCGATGGTCTTCGATATTCTGCCGCAGGGGCGGCGCGGCGAGGGGATGGCGCTCTTCAGCCTGTGCGGGATCGGGCCGGCGGCGTTTGGCCCACTGGTGGGCGAGGCGCTGATGAAGCGGTTCGGCTTTGCGCTGTTCTTCTACGCCGCAAGCGCATTATGTCTGGGCGCGGCGGCCGCGATCGCGATGCTTAACGACGACCGGCCCTTCGGCGTTGCGCAGCAGTGCGAGGGCGGCGAGCGGACCGGCTATCGAGCGCTGCTGCTCGATCCCGATCTGCTTCCGCTATGGCTGGTGGCGTTCACCTTTTCGATCGCGATCTCGCCGCGCAACAACTTCGTCGCGCCCTTCGCGTATCAGCGCGGAATCGCGCACGTCGGATGGTACTTTGCGGTGTACAGCGCGATCGCGGTGGCGGTACGACTGTTGGGCGGGCGGCTGATGGACCGCGTCGGCGTCGAACGTATCGTGCCGCCCTCGCTCGGACTGCTCGCGTTCGGAATCGCGTTGCTCGCGCTCACGGGTCGCGGTGGCGCGCTGCTCGGCGCCGCCGTGCTCGGCGGGCTCGGCCACGCCTACACGTATCCAGCGCTTAGCGCGCTGGTTATCGCGCACACGCCCCCGGCGGCTTTCGGGCGCAGCTCGACGATCTACACGTCGCTGTTCGACTTCGCCGCGATGGTGGCTCCGTACCTGCTCGGGCTGGTCGCGACACGCTGGGGCTACGGTCCGATGTTCGTGGTGGCGGGGCTGGCGGGAGCGCTCGGCGCGGCGTATTGTATGGCCGCGGTGAGGACGCGCTGA
- a CDS encoding 3-deoxy-7-phosphoheptulonate synthase produces the protein MRKIQDLHVVSTQALVAPRVLKQELPVTEAIADTVVEARQTIRRILRGEDRRLLCVVGPCSIHDPVAALDYAQRLARLRARLIDRMVILMRVYFEKPRTTVGWKGMINDPHMDDSCDMREGLVRARRLLLEINGLGLPAGTEMLDPITPQYIADLVSWAAIGARTTESQTHREMASGLSMPVGFKNSTEGNLQVAVNAIESARRPHSFLGITQDGVTAIVRTSGNPDTHVVLRGGRTPNYDAASIEECGRMLVKAGLEPRVMVDCSHAQTNKDYRKQPAVLAALCDQIRAGSRAIMGVMLESNINAGNQPLLADRSALKYGVSITDPCIDWPSTERCLLEAADALAPTQAEGAAVAQS, from the coding sequence ATGCGTAAGATTCAGGATCTCCACGTCGTTTCCACCCAGGCGTTAGTCGCGCCACGGGTACTCAAGCAAGAGTTGCCGGTCACTGAGGCGATCGCCGACACGGTGGTCGAGGCCCGCCAGACCATCCGGCGCATCCTGCGCGGCGAGGACCGCCGCCTGCTCTGTGTCGTCGGCCCCTGCTCGATCCATGACCCCGTCGCCGCGCTTGACTACGCGCAGCGCCTGGCGCGCCTGCGCGCGCGCCTGATTGACCGGATGGTCATCCTGATGCGGGTGTACTTCGAGAAACCGCGCACCACGGTCGGATGGAAGGGGATGATCAACGACCCTCACATGGACGATTCATGCGACATGCGCGAAGGGCTGGTCCGTGCGCGCCGCCTGCTGCTCGAGATTAACGGGCTCGGATTACCCGCGGGCACCGAGATGCTCGACCCGATAACGCCGCAGTACATCGCTGACCTCGTCTCGTGGGCGGCGATCGGCGCGCGCACCACCGAATCGCAGACCCATCGCGAGATGGCGAGCGGGCTGTCGATGCCGGTCGGGTTCAAGAACAGCACCGAGGGCAACCTGCAGGTCGCGGTCAACGCGATCGAATCGGCGCGCCGCCCCCACTCCTTCCTCGGCATCACCCAGGACGGAGTCACCGCGATCGTACGCACCAGCGGCAACCCGGATACCCACGTGGTGCTGCGCGGCGGACGCACGCCCAACTACGACGCGGCCAGCATCGAGGAGTGCGGGCGGATGCTGGTCAAGGCGGGGCTGGAGCCGCGCGTGATGGTGGATTGTTCGCACGCGCAAACCAACAAGGACTACCGCAAACAGCCCGCGGTGCTCGCCGCGCTGTGCGACCAGATCCGCGCGGGCAGCCGGGCGATCATGGGCGTGATGCTCGAGAGTAACATCAATGCCGGCAACCAACCCCTGCTCGCCGACCGCTCCGCGCTCAAGTACGGCGTCTCGATAACCGACCCTTGCATCGATTGGCCCAGTACCGAGCGATGCCTGCTCGAAGCGGCCGACGCTCTGGCTCCGACTCAAGCCGAGGGCGCCGCAGTCGCGCAAAGCTAG